TCTCCGTCGGTAGAAGGTTTTACGACCTGCCATACGCTGCGAACTTCATCTTCACGAAGGTGCAAATTAAATTCTGGATCTAAAACATTAAACCATGGTCCCATATCTACTAATTTTGTAATATTTCCACTGTGGATCTGAATACAACCTGCATTTCCGGTGAAAACCATTACCGGAACCTGCTTTTCCGAACAGGCAGTCATGGCTTTTCTGAAACCTTCGATGGTGGTTTCTTTTGCTCTTCCCGCCGGAGCAAGACGCAGGGCCTGTGTTCTACTTACTTTAAACTTTTTCAACAGCATAAAAAACTCATGACTGTCTTTCATATTGTTCCAGGCTTCCTGAAATCCGGTTACATCAATTTCTGCATCTGCCAATTCCGGTTGTGGAGCGGCTTCGGGAGCTTTTTCTATCAATACCGCTTCCTGAGTGTCTTTGCGGAAGGTCTGGATCAGTTGATCATAAGCTTCCTGGTTGCTGCGTTCCGTCAAATAAATCTTGTGAAGGGCAGTCCCATTGGCATCAAAAAACTGAAGGCTTTTACGTCCGTTTTCTTCTACTGCAAAACCGTGTTTCCACTGGCGGAGGAATAAACGCAAGTCGATATCTGCGCCGAGTACCAATCCGGCATGAGGGGTAAAAGAGATGTCTTCATAAACCCCTTTTCTTTCATTTACGCAATACTCATTGCGCGTAAGTGCCATTACATAACCCAATGAGGTTACCGATTCCAGGATTTTTTCAAAATCAGGTTGTAAGAAAATAACCTGTTGACCTAAGCCGGTCATCAGTAATTCTGCCTCAGTTACTTCCAGTTCCTGTGCGGCCTCCCTGATGCGTTTTTTAGGGTTGGCAGTTTTATAGGCTTCATATTTTTGTTTTAGGCTATTTGTTTCTGTAATCATGGTGTTGAATTTTAAGAGAATGGAGTTAAATTAACAATTGTATTTTTTGGAATAAAGAAGGGTTTGAGGGTTCTGGGGTTGGTAAAAACCTCCGAGTCAATTTCAAATACTTCATAAATATTTTTAGTGTTCAATACTTCGGATGCGGTCCCATCATACCATTTTCTGCCATTTTTAAGCATCAGAATGCGATCTGCATACTGGGCGGCCAGATTGATATCATGTAAAATGCTGATCACCATAAAGCCCTTTTTAGATAACGCCTGTGCAATGGCTAATGTTTGCTGCTGGTATTGCAGGTCAAGTCCGGAAACGGGCTCATCCATCAGGAGCAGGGCATCCGGGACATCCCAGATCTGCACCAGGATCCTGGACAACTGGATCCTTTGCTGTTCTCCTCCGGATAAACTCAGGTAGGAGCGTTCTGAAAGGTGTGTCGTACCGGTCAGCTTCATGACCTCCTCGCAGATCTGCCTGTCTTTTGGGGAAGGGGCATTTTGATAATGAGGATAGCGGCCCATCATGACAATTTCCGCTGCCATAAAGGCCATGTTTACCACGTTTTGTTGGTTGAGTACGGCCCTTTTCAACGCGAGCTGAGGAGGGGAATAATGGCTGACTTCCTTGTGGTGGAGGGTAAGGCTTCCTTTAGAGGGCTTCCGTTCCCCGCTTAACATCCTGAGTAAGGTCGATTTTCCTGCTCCGTTGGCCCCCAGAACGACGAGCATTTCACCCGGGCGAATGCTAAAGGAAATATCCCTGACCAGCATGCGCTTTCCTGTTTCATAACTTATATTATCTGCTATTAACATATTTCAGAGGGTTATAAAGTCAGTTTTTTCTTGTCCTTAATTAAAATATATAAGAAGAGGGGGGTGCCCAGCAAAGCGGTAATGACCCCGATTGGAAGTTCAATAGGAGCAATGATCGTTCTGCAAAGCATGTCTGCCAGTGTGAGCATTAAAGCGCCCATTAAGGCGGAAGCGGGCAGTACATATTTATTGTCTACGCCGATCAGCAAGCGGATGGTATGCGGAACAAGCAAACCTACAAATCCAATGATGCCGGATACGGCTACAGAAGCACCAACTGCCATTGTGGAAAGGATCACGACATTTCTTTTGATGCGGCTGATACGGAGTCCGAGCTGATTGGCCTGTGTTTCTCCAAGTGCAAAAGCATTGAGTGCCTTGCCCATATAAGGAAGAACAAACGCTGGAATTAGCACAAAGGGGGCGACGGTAAGGACAGTTTCCCAGGTGGCACCACCCAGGCTGCCGAGCATCCAGAAAGTAATATTTCTCAACTGCTGGTCATCGGCCATATAAGTGATTAAACCTGTTAATGCCCCGGCCAGGGCATTGATTGCGATACCGGCCAGTAACATGGTGGCCACATTGGATTTTCCATCTGTTTTTGAAATCTGATACACCAGCATTGCCGCAATTCCTGCACCTGCAAAAGCTCCGAAAGCGAGCAGGTAATAGCCCAGGAGATTGCTCAGGCCGGCAAAAAGTGCCATCTCTAATACAATAACTATGACTGCCATTAAGGAAGCTCCGGCAGAGATGCCGATTAATCCGGGTTCTGCCAGTGGGTTCCGGAAAATCCCCTGTATTGCTGCACCGGAAATACCCAGAGCTGCACCGATGAGCATACCCAGGACCACCCTCGGGATCCGGACAATATTCAAGACCCCTTCATATTGAACAGAAACGGTTGAGCCGGAGAAGAAACCTGATTTTTTTGCAAGGATGAGCAGCACATCAGTTACCGGAATTTTAACTGCCCCCAATCCAAGAGAAAATGCAGCTGCTACAAATAGCGCTGATACCAGTAAAATATAAAGGGTTGTTTTCTGCATTACCATTTGCTGTTGAGTTCTTTAATGGCTTGCGGCAGTCTTACTGAAAAACTTACCATTAACTCCCCATCCATCTGGATGATCCTTTTGTGCTTTCTTGCATTGGTTAAGCCTACTCCCGGCATTTTTAGAATGCTGTTTATTCCCCCCAGACTTTTATACCCGAAATCAAACATG
This region of Pedobacter steynii genomic DNA includes:
- a CDS encoding heme ABC transporter ATP-binding protein; translation: MLIADNISYETGKRMLVRDISFSIRPGEMLVVLGANGAGKSTLLRMLSGERKPSKGSLTLHHKEVSHYSPPQLALKRAVLNQQNVVNMAFMAAEIVMMGRYPHYQNAPSPKDRQICEEVMKLTGTTHLSERSYLSLSGGEQQRIQLSRILVQIWDVPDALLLMDEPVSGLDLQYQQQTLAIAQALSKKGFMVISILHDINLAAQYADRILMLKNGRKWYDGTASEVLNTKNIYEVFEIDSEVFTNPRTLKPFFIPKNTIVNLTPFS
- a CDS encoding FecCD family ABC transporter permease; its protein translation is MQKTTLYILLVSALFVAAAFSLGLGAVKIPVTDVLLILAKKSGFFSGSTVSVQYEGVLNIVRIPRVVLGMLIGAALGISGAAIQGIFRNPLAEPGLIGISAGASLMAVIVIVLEMALFAGLSNLLGYYLLAFGAFAGAGIAAMLVYQISKTDGKSNVATMLLAGIAINALAGALTGLITYMADDQQLRNITFWMLGSLGGATWETVLTVAPFVLIPAFVLPYMGKALNAFALGETQANQLGLRISRIKRNVVILSTMAVGASVAVSGIIGFVGLLVPHTIRLLIGVDNKYVLPASALMGALMLTLADMLCRTIIAPIELPIGVITALLGTPLFLYILIKDKKKLTL
- a CDS encoding hemin-degrading factor; the protein is MITETNSLKQKYEAYKTANPKKRIREAAQELEVTEAELLMTGLGQQVIFLQPDFEKILESVTSLGYVMALTRNEYCVNERKGVYEDISFTPHAGLVLGADIDLRLFLRQWKHGFAVEENGRKSLQFFDANGTALHKIYLTERSNQEAYDQLIQTFRKDTQEAVLIEKAPEAAPQPELADAEIDVTGFQEAWNNMKDSHEFFMLLKKFKVSRTQALRLAPAGRAKETTIEGFRKAMTACSEKQVPVMVFTGNAGCIQIHSGNITKLVDMGPWFNVLDPEFNLHLREDEVRSVWQVVKPSTDGDVNSIELFDKNGEMIVQFFGKRKPGIPELESWREVLKESL